From one Blastocatellia bacterium genomic stretch:
- a CDS encoding SCO family protein has protein sequence MMKSSHLRNVIVLSVFGLQLTAAAILAQDHHRPVISSQSEPHSATETRGLSTPGADDRPVDLAGKHILVGTQDKILPDFKLLDQHGHRLRFYSDLIKGKVVVISFFYTGCEYICLRQGDIFSRLQDEMGNRLGKEVFLISVTMDPETDTPERLKQWGQQHGVKTGWTLVTGKKEEMRRLVGHLTGDPLGKLELHSAFVYIGNDKTDNWTTAYGLDDPKALARKIAEIAR, from the coding sequence ATGATGAAAAGCTCGCATTTACGCAACGTCATTGTCTTGTCCGTTTTCGGCTTGCAGCTTACAGCCGCGGCTATCCTTGCGCAGGATCATCACCGCCCTGTGATAAGCTCGCAATCAGAGCCGCATTCAGCGACAGAAACCCGCGGCCTTTCAACTCCGGGCGCTGATGACAGGCCCGTTGATTTAGCCGGTAAGCATATCCTCGTCGGCACACAGGACAAAATCCTGCCTGATTTCAAGTTGCTCGACCAGCACGGCCACCGCCTCAGGTTCTACAGCGACCTGATTAAAGGTAAAGTGGTGGTCATCAGCTTCTTCTATACGGGCTGCGAATATATCTGCCTGCGGCAGGGAGACATCTTTTCCAGGCTTCAAGACGAGATGGGCAATCGGCTCGGCAAAGAAGTCTTTCTCATCTCGGTGACGATGGACCCTGAAACCGACACGCCGGAGCGCCTCAAACAATGGGGACAACAACACGGGGTGAAGACGGGCTGGACGCTGGTGACAGGAAAGAAAGAAGAGATGAGAAGGCTCGTCGGACACCTGACTGGAGACCCTTTAGGAAAGCTTGAGTTGCATTCAGCCTTCGTCTATATCGGCAACGATAAAACGGATAACTGGACGACTGCTTATGGGCTAGATGATCCTAAAGCACTGGCAAGGAAAATTGCTGAGATCGCCAGGTGA
- a CDS encoding ABC transporter permease, whose translation MAQPPRTPRFRFWLWLIRFLGLIVPRRVRADWRQEWQAELQYRERLLADWHRLNWRTKLDLLRRSTGAFWDALWMQSYRWEDDMIQDLRYGMRMLLKHKGFTLVAVLSLALGIGANTAIFSVVDAVLLRSLPVAEPEQLVVFAWYAGQPFRLGGMSGTSSVPTPPGTRGLSLFRYEVFDKMRQAQAQAPDSPLSDLFAFAPLRELTAAVGDQAELIDGQAVTGGYFAGLRLQPSLGRAITGEDDKPDAAPVVVLSHQFWQERFGGNPAVIGQPLKINKQTFTIIGVTPPAFTGTLQVDFHPAVAVPLACERLLRGEHSRLGTAKRPGYWWLNLMGRLKPGATYEQARDSLDGIFQAAALEVMPPPRKANEPAQLEPKDYPRLMAESGSRGMLDRRRRYSTTIYGLFIVVALVLLIACANVANLLLARAALRGPEISIRLAVGAGRLRLVRQLLTESVLLAAVGGAVGVLFALWGKSALVALTDKNTGILPNELDLKLNWRVLGFTVAVSLVTGVLFGLVPAWRATRPDLASSLKQSRRTTGVVSRLSKGLIVAQVALSLLLLIGAGLFIRTLNNLQHVNLGFNQENLLLFRLQPQQGGYKDERLAQFYQQLFARLDNLPGVRAATFGRVPLIADNNYVNDFLLPGEMEQTAEAHSANRQIARENYFATMEIPLLGGRDFTAQDDERAPQVGIVNQTFAQKFFPDEEVLGKRVRMGKREVEIIGVVADTKYMNQREEITPLLYTPWRQEVAETGEMYFALRTVGEPTALVTAVRQAVRDLDSNLPVTEVSTQTARAQATLGQERLSARLLSFFGGLALLLAAIGLSGVLAYSVAQRTNEIGIRMALGAQPANVLRLVIWQGMKLVLLGLAVGALSGYALKRLLASQYFAHDSWQTQMAEQLYGVKGTDPITFAVIASLLTMVALVACWLPARKAARVDPLEALRHE comes from the coding sequence ATGGCGCAGCCGCCGCGCACACCACGTTTTCGCTTCTGGCTCTGGCTCATTCGGTTCCTGGGCCTGATCGTGCCTCGGCGCGTGCGCGCCGATTGGCGACAGGAGTGGCAGGCCGAGCTGCAATACCGCGAACGTCTGTTGGCCGACTGGCATCGGCTCAACTGGCGGACCAAACTCGACCTGCTGCGGCGCAGCACGGGCGCCTTCTGGGACGCCTTATGGATGCAAAGCTACCGCTGGGAGGACGACATGATTCAAGACCTGCGATATGGCATGCGCATGCTGCTCAAGCACAAAGGCTTTACCCTGGTCGCTGTGCTATCGCTCGCGTTAGGCATCGGCGCTAACACGGCCATCTTCAGTGTCGTCGATGCCGTGCTGCTCAGGAGCTTGCCGGTCGCCGAGCCGGAACAGTTGGTAGTCTTTGCCTGGTATGCCGGTCAGCCGTTCAGGTTAGGTGGCATGAGCGGCACGTCGAGCGTGCCCACGCCGCCGGGCACGCGCGGGCTTTCGCTGTTTCGCTACGAGGTCTTTGACAAGATGCGCCAGGCGCAGGCGCAAGCGCCCGACAGCCCGCTCAGCGATCTCTTCGCCTTCGCGCCGCTGAGGGAATTGACCGCGGCGGTGGGCGATCAGGCGGAACTCATCGACGGGCAAGCCGTGACCGGCGGCTATTTCGCCGGGCTGAGATTGCAACCGAGCCTGGGACGCGCGATCACTGGCGAAGACGACAAGCCAGATGCCGCGCCCGTGGTCGTGCTCAGCCATCAGTTTTGGCAGGAGCGCTTTGGCGGCAACCCTGCCGTCATCGGCCAGCCGCTCAAGATCAACAAGCAAACATTCACCATCATCGGCGTCACGCCGCCCGCTTTCACCGGCACGTTACAGGTAGATTTTCATCCCGCCGTTGCCGTCCCGCTGGCCTGTGAGCGGTTGTTGCGAGGCGAGCACAGCCGTTTGGGCACGGCGAAAAGGCCGGGCTACTGGTGGCTGAATTTGATGGGCCGCCTCAAACCGGGCGCGACCTATGAACAGGCGCGCGACAGCCTGGACGGCATCTTTCAAGCCGCCGCCCTCGAAGTCATGCCGCCGCCGCGCAAAGCGAACGAGCCCGCGCAACTCGAACCGAAAGATTACCCGCGCCTGATGGCGGAATCCGGCAGCCGTGGGATGTTGGACCGCCGCAGACGTTATTCAACGACCATCTATGGGCTGTTTATCGTGGTGGCGCTGGTGTTGCTGATTGCCTGCGCCAACGTCGCCAACCTGTTGTTGGCGCGCGCCGCCTTGCGCGGCCCTGAAATCAGTATCCGCCTCGCCGTCGGCGCCGGACGTTTGCGGCTGGTGCGGCAACTGCTCACCGAAAGCGTCCTGCTCGCCGCTGTCGGCGGCGCGGTCGGCGTGCTGTTCGCCCTTTGGGGCAAGAGCGCGCTCGTGGCGCTGACCGACAAGAACACAGGGATTTTGCCCAATGAGCTTGATCTCAAGCTGAATTGGCGCGTGCTGGGGTTCACGGTTGCGGTCTCGCTCGTGACCGGCGTGCTGTTTGGACTGGTGCCGGCGTGGCGCGCCACCCGCCCCGATCTCGCCTCCTCGCTCAAACAGAGCCGCCGCACGACGGGCGTCGTCTCGCGGCTGAGCAAAGGGCTGATCGTCGCGCAGGTGGCGCTCTCGTTGTTGCTATTAATCGGCGCCGGTCTGTTCATTCGCACGCTCAATAATCTGCAACACGTCAACCTCGGCTTCAATCAAGAGAACCTCTTGCTCTTCCGCTTGCAGCCGCAGCAAGGCGGCTACAAGGATGAACGGCTGGCGCAGTTCTATCAGCAGCTCTTTGCGCGATTAGACAACCTGCCGGGCGTGCGCGCGGCGACCTTTGGACGCGTCCCGCTTATCGCGGATAACAATTATGTCAACGACTTTTTGCTGCCCGGCGAGATGGAACAGACAGCCGAGGCACATAGCGCCAACCGCCAGATAGCGCGCGAGAACTATTTCGCGACGATGGAAATTCCGCTGCTCGGCGGGCGCGACTTCACGGCGCAAGATGATGAGCGTGCGCCCCAGGTGGGCATTGTCAATCAAACCTTCGCACAAAAATTCTTCCCCGACGAAGAGGTGCTGGGCAAGCGCGTCAGGATGGGCAAACGCGAAGTCGAGATCATCGGCGTCGTCGCCGACACCAAATACATGAACCAGCGCGAAGAGATCACGCCGCTGCTCTACACGCCGTGGCGGCAGGAAGTCGCCGAGACCGGCGAGATGTATTTCGCCTTGCGCACGGTGGGCGAACCGACCGCGCTCGTGACAGCGGTGCGCCAGGCCGTGCGCGACCTGGACAGCAATCTGCCGGTTACGGAAGTCAGCACTCAAACTGCCCGCGCGCAGGCCACGTTGGGACAGGAGCGGCTGTCGGCGCGGCTCTTGAGTTTCTTTGGCGGGCTGGCGCTGCTGCTTGCGGCCATCGGACTGTCAGGCGTGCTGGCTTATTCGGTGGCGCAACGAACGAACGAAATCGGCATCCGCATGGCCTTGGGCGCGCAGCCGGCCAATGTCTTGCGACTGGTCATCTGGCAAGGCATGAAGCTGGTATTGCTGGGGCTGGCAGTCGGCGCGCTGAGCGGTTACGCCTTGAAGCGGCTGCTGGCCAGCCAGTATTTCGCGCACGACAGTTGGCAGACGCAGATGGCCGAGCAGCTTTACGGCGTGAAAGGGACAGACCCGATAACCTTCGCCGTCATCGCCTCGCTGCTGACGATGGTGGCGCTGGTCGCCTGCTGGCTGCCGGCGCGCAAGGCGGCGCGCGTTGATCCCCTAGAAGCCCTGCGCCACGAGTAG
- a CDS encoding galactose oxidase-like domain-containing protein, which produces MRQLPVVPGASEAAFPVHISLLPSGKLLFWGRDKSGGNDIDGGCKAYLWDPLYDTFKLVSNGRTNLFCSGHCFLPDGRLFVAGGHEIRTDNNGVRRYDLQSAGSHQTNYFNYVTETWSPGPDMNLPRWYPSVVTLSNGETQIVLGNYINGFSANNSPLGGDNTDLEFLQSNGTLRNTPGGFPRSLPNYPYLHIAPDGRLIVISGTTGSGLAYDPATGGFNTTGVYYLNEAHDQATTAMYDKGKVLVIGGRQYPPNVINRVEIADLNQPPPPLGQMIWSYVTPMNFQRYYATSVVMPDGKVFVSGGTRCPYTNNIISEDGSCTNGAIMNPEIYEPPSMQFPGGRWSIMAAHQVVRLYHSVALLLPDGRILVGGGGRTGAYGENNQLTYDPLLAHTNWEIFKPPYLFNMDGSEAKRPAITNAPSRIAYGQSFNVGVGNIPASQMGQVALVRLGSVTHTQNFDQRRVLLAFTAQGEYTLNVTAPANGGECPPGPYMLFVLNQSGTPSIAKIIFIGNTALSTDSATFPASRSDSAALTGSVQVKVAAGASWQVTGVPSWVTITSGMSGTGNGTVNFTVQDNASDFNNPVSLRPRSATLLIAGKPFTIYQGAEFADVAKSNGFHDFIGKLYARGITGGCDDPGPSQLRSYCPGTSITRQEMAVFVIRAMGIDPPFGRPNPFNDVDPNSPYYRFIVDMFTRGLTSGCGTVDPTTGLRPFCPVNNVSRAEMAVFIERAIGVTSPPTGTPQLFSDVTTGSSWGWAYDYINDIGRRGITGGCGAVDPMTGLRPYCPGNSITRGEMAVFMTVAFGY; this is translated from the coding sequence GTGCGGCAGTTGCCTGTTGTGCCGGGCGCTTCCGAAGCCGCTTTCCCCGTCCATATCAGCCTGCTGCCGAGTGGCAAGTTGCTGTTCTGGGGTAGGGATAAATCCGGCGGCAATGATATTGATGGCGGCTGCAAGGCATACTTGTGGGACCCGCTTTACGACACTTTCAAACTGGTCTCTAACGGCAGGACGAACCTGTTTTGCAGTGGCCATTGTTTCTTGCCTGATGGGAGATTGTTTGTTGCCGGAGGCCACGAGATTCGCACTGACAACAACGGCGTCAGGCGATATGACCTGCAATCGGCAGGCTCTCACCAGACGAACTATTTCAACTATGTGACGGAGACCTGGAGTCCTGGCCCGGACATGAACTTGCCGAGATGGTATCCGTCGGTTGTCACGCTGAGCAATGGCGAGACGCAAATCGTCTTGGGCAATTACATTAATGGTTTCAGCGCGAATAATAGCCCATTGGGCGGAGACAATACCGACCTGGAGTTTTTGCAATCCAACGGCACTCTGCGGAATACGCCAGGTGGTTTCCCACGGTCTTTGCCCAACTACCCTTACCTGCATATAGCGCCCGACGGAAGGTTGATTGTAATATCGGGCACGACCGGGAGCGGCCTTGCTTACGATCCGGCAACTGGCGGCTTTAACACGACCGGTGTCTACTATTTGAATGAAGCCCACGATCAGGCCACGACGGCGATGTACGACAAAGGCAAGGTCTTGGTGATTGGCGGTCGCCAGTATCCGCCGAATGTCATCAACCGGGTTGAGATAGCCGACTTAAATCAACCGCCGCCGCCGCTTGGGCAGATGATCTGGAGCTATGTCACGCCGATGAATTTCCAAAGATACTACGCCACGTCTGTGGTGATGCCTGACGGCAAGGTCTTTGTCAGTGGGGGGACGCGATGTCCCTACACGAACAACATCATCTCGGAGGATGGCTCCTGCACCAATGGTGCCATTATGAATCCAGAGATCTACGAGCCGCCATCCATGCAGTTTCCCGGCGGCAGATGGTCCATCATGGCAGCTCATCAAGTCGTCAGGCTGTACCACTCGGTGGCGCTGCTTTTGCCGGACGGGCGTATCCTGGTGGGCGGCGGCGGTCGCACAGGAGCTTACGGCGAGAACAACCAGTTGACATACGACCCGCTGCTCGCCCATACCAATTGGGAGATATTCAAACCACCCTACCTGTTCAACATGGACGGCAGCGAAGCTAAACGCCCGGCGATTACTAACGCGCCATCGCGGATCGCTTATGGCCAAAGCTTCAACGTTGGTGTGGGGAACATTCCCGCCAGCCAGATGGGGCAGGTCGCACTGGTGCGGCTTGGGTCTGTGACGCATACGCAGAACTTCGATCAGCGGCGGGTATTGCTCGCCTTCACCGCACAAGGAGAGTACACGCTGAATGTGACCGCGCCGGCAAACGGTGGCGAATGTCCGCCAGGGCCTTACATGCTGTTCGTGCTGAACCAGAGCGGCACCCCGTCAATTGCCAAAATAATCTTCATCGGCAATACGGCGCTCTCTACGGATAGTGCCACCTTCCCTGCGAGCCGGAGCGATAGTGCGGCGCTGACGGGATCGGTGCAGGTGAAGGTAGCAGCCGGCGCAAGCTGGCAGGTCACAGGTGTTCCGAGTTGGGTGACGATTACTTCGGGGATGAGCGGCACAGGGAATGGGACGGTCAACTTCACGGTTCAAGACAATGCGTCTGACTTCAACAATCCAGTAAGCTTGCGACCGCGCAGCGCCACCCTCCTGATTGCCGGCAAACCGTTCACGATCTATCAGGGCGCAGAATTCGCCGACGTTGCGAAGAGCAATGGCTTCCATGATTTCATCGGCAAGCTATATGCGCGCGGCATCACCGGGGGGTGCGATGATCCTGGGCCGAGTCAGTTGCGGAGCTACTGCCCCGGGACCAGCATCACTCGGCAGGAGATGGCCGTGTTCGTGATTCGCGCGATGGGCATAGACCCGCCATTCGGCAGGCCGAACCCCTTTAATGATGTAGACCCCAACTCGCCGTACTATAGATTCATCGTTGATATGTTCACGCGCGGCCTCACGTCGGGCTGTGGGACGGTTGATCCGACGACCGGACTGCGCCCGTTCTGTCCGGTCAATAACGTATCGCGCGCTGAAATGGCCGTCTTTATTGAAAGGGCCATCGGCGTAACTTCTCCGCCGACGGGAACGCCGCAACTCTTTAGCGACGTGACGACCGGTTCATCTTGGGGATGGGCTTATGACTACATCAATGACATTGGCAGGCGGGGGATCACCGGCGGCTGTGGGGCGGTTGACCCGATGACCGGACTCCGTCCGTATTGTCCCGGCAATAGCATAACGCGCGGTGAGATGGCCGTCTTCATGACGGTTGCCTTTGGGTATTAA